In Chrysoperla carnea chromosome 2, inChrCarn1.1, whole genome shotgun sequence, the following proteins share a genomic window:
- the LOC123293634 gene encoding tetraspanin-18-like — MSLNCGACFAKYLLCIFNFIVFLAGTTVLAVGIWLAADTNSFISLMKVVDNEQFQEFTQPTVIKQASYVLIAAGSFMFIVSFLGYCGALRESKCLLTLYGICLVIILAIEITAGGLAVLNKDKAEAETRTFLKTTITKYYATPDKADAVTVMWNTMMRQLSCCGVDNYKDFEDSPKWISEKGEQKLPAACCAYDKNIHNYQNCTSNPSESNSYYETGCFKTLLHWIMQHMDIIIWCVVSLGLIQLFGIFFAFCLCKSFEEYLK; from the exons tTAGCGGGTACTACAGTATTAGCAGTTGGAATATGGCTTGCAGCGGATACAAATTCATTTATATCGTTAATGAAAGTTGTAGATAATGAACAATTTCAG gAATTTACACAACCCACTGTTATTAAGCAAGCATCATACGTCCTGATTGCGGCTGGATCGTTTATGTTTATTGTTAGTTTCCTGGGGTACTGTGGTGCACTGCGTGAATCTAAATGCCTTCTCACTCTG tATGGAATTTGTTTAGTCATCATATTAGCAATTGAAATCACGGCGGGTGGACTTGCAGTgctaaataaagataaa gcTGAAGCAGAAACTCGAACATTcttaaaaacaacaataacCAAATATTATGCAACACCGGATAAAGCTGATGCCGTTACAGTTATGTGGAATACCATGATGAGACAATTATCATGTTGTGGAGTGGATAACTACAAAGATTTCGAGGACAGTCCAAAATGGATTAGTGAAAAGGGCGAACAAAAATTACCAGCTGCATGCTGTGCAtacgataaaaatattcataattatcaaaattgtacATCAAATCCATCTGAATCGAATTCGTATTACGAAACT ggtTGCTTCAAAACGTTACTCCATTGGATTATGCAACACATGGACATTATCATATGGTGTGTCGTCAGTTTAGgattaatacaattatttggaatattttttgcattctgTTTGTGCAAATCATTTgaggaatatttaaaatga
- the LOC123294265 gene encoding nuclear pore complex protein Nup133 produces MDKSFHSPLASAARSPISRSPYAPRSKQNSISGKRLSVLPGFKKSSRFSVSGKSTHSVQVVTKTPSHTVECFGNPLPVLITEALTFIDRNTVVSAQISECGYAWVVCGRRLLIWQYKQISSGTRNNSQCYELILPQSDLVHRADLVCIIPPESNSLAPACLAVSPEGGVRYWPSISHEGVSVEQCIELHGEECDTVIYVNNVGCILATTTCSVVLLSPNRRTITSRMLKPPAGWLGGISRRISSLIFGPMSTTQGAETKLVKLLASQENEHWKIYVLAGQSLQKWSLEIDKGSGTEQLIYECEVGRLARDAFHAALWETGVSGDSPADNEVWLLDMQVASNGEIILLAAAVNMQRSPQVHYAIVSIYAGGSTPPNHLQLFTILKLSGLYRQEAESEVFGYRLLICGNYFYLHNQRSVIALGSLRQISEDPDVIEFVHGGDRILGGSVCINTPLFFSKNHGLVTVSDNNDNYPDNLNSSLAISDSLVTNASLYEMSICDSNVGSLTLYDLDPLEISNVYTDIVGQLKAAFLFHVKKNSLACEEIINEIFPATGTDEVNAPLDKTVVAVSRELINDIPAGDPRWAEQRAQRASLGSSSSMQITRQLHDKQKALDLFISFLKNTNLWSRLSKVSVSNIITATSYVIAEHSEKIVAALSLRNLQNEHLNLLERVMQASLEDEGLQNSESSSSLTIQDLFYRSVTRVHRLIQQLSILCVQQSHSDLAPLQFATLLHEANTILLAVLQDVITYRQKKVEVFASAKTNQSEYLPWTAAMGTRGVRDALYTMQKLTLNKGVLLITADVNFMNSLYEQLVSLIDLILDGKKCHLESVRGTEKFDVLLQEYETERNNLIKPLVDNKQYERASILAEKYCDFTLLVQICETTNNQPKLNEYMERFAEYNFSEYVFNYCLRENKPSRLIVRQGHTSTKQNQALLNLVSEYPSLSWLQKIFRQEYSHASQILYNLAKYETEYITRKKSMLSIAKLAEIASPVSNKEIIDEMNSQLNLIAHQEDMPDIIMEEHGYNIENPRVLSPRELIELYIDLENSSLTEFEIKKALDLLEYITDDLEKSDLTHKIWCAAILHDTTLWQKLIESPNLQALSDTIFFKVVDLALFLGNVELDQFMPPLERLLESSELSSFNSDANFQYIMKSGYEEIYRIHKNTAY; encoded by the exons ATGGATAAAAGTTTCCATAGTCCATTAGCATCAGCAGCACGTAGTCCAATTAGCCGAAGTCCTTACGCACCAAGATCAAAACAGAATTCGATTTCAGGAAAACGATTATCAGTTTTGCCgggttttaaaaaatcatc TCGATTTAGTGTCTCAGGAAAGTCTACACACTCGGTGCAAGTTGTAACCAAAACCCCATCACATACTGTAGAATGTTTTGGAAATCCTTTACCAGTTTTGATTACAGAAGCTTTAACATTTATTGACC GAAATACGGTAGTGTCTGCACAAATTTCGGAATGTGGTTATGCTTGGGTAGTTTGCGGCCGACGTTTATTAATATGGCAATATAAACAGATATCCAGTGGCACCCGAAATAATTCACAATGCTACGAATTAATTCTACCACAAAGTGATTTGGTTCATCGTGCTGATTTAGTTTGTATTATTCCACCAGAATCAAATTCATTGGCGCCAGCTTGTCTTGCAGTTTCACCAGAAGGTGGTGTACGTTATTGGCCGTCAATATCACACGAAG GTGTTTCGGTCGAACAATGTATCGAACTGCATGGAGAAGAATGCGATACCGTAATTTACGTGAACAATGTTGGCTGTATATTAGCAACGACCACATGTTCGGTTGTACTGTTATCGCCTAATCGACGAACCATAACTAGTCGTATGCTTAAACCACCTGCAGGATGGTTAGGTGGTATTTCCAGACGTATATCGTCACTTATATTTGGACCAATGTCAACGACTCAAGGCGCCGAAACG aaattggtGAAATTATTAGCGTCACAAGAAAATGAACATTGGAAAATATACGTTTTGGCTGGCCAATCATTACAAAAATGGTCATTGGAAATTGATAAGGGTTCTGGTACGGAACAATTAATTTACGAATGTGAAGTGGGTCGTTTGGCACGAGATGCATTCCATGCTGCGTTATGGGAAACTGGAGTGAGTGGTGATTCTCCCGCCGATAATGAAGTTTGGTTGTTGGATATGCAAGTTGCTTCGAATggtgaaattatattattagctGCGGCCGTTAATATGCAACGATCACCGCAAGTCCATTATGCAATAG tATCCATTTATGCTGGAGGATCAACTCCTCCAAatcatttacaattatttactaTTCTAAAATTAAGTGGATTATATCGTCAAGAAGCTGAATCGGAAGTATTTGGATATCGTTTATTAATCTGTggcaattatttttatctgcATAATCAACGATCCGTAATTGCATTGGGCAGTTTACGTCAAATATCTGAAGATCCAGATGTTATTGAATTTGTTCATGGTGGTGATCGTATTTTAGGCGGAAGTGTTTGTATTAATACACCATTGTTCTTTTCGAAAAATCATGGATTAGTAACGGTGTcagataataatgataattatccAGATAATTTGAATAGTAGTTTAGCTATATCGGATAGTTTGGTGACCAATGCTAGTCTTTATGAAATGTCAATCTGTGATTCAAATGTTGGTAGTTTAACACTCTACGATTtgg ATCCATTGGAGATTTCAAACGTCTACACTGATATTGTGGGCCAATTAAAAGCAGCGTTTTTATTCCATGTGAAAAAGAACTCATTAGCTTgtgaagaaataataaatgaaatatttcctGCAACTGGAACGGATGAAGTAAATGCCCCATTAGATAAAACAGTTGTTGCTGTTAGCAGAGAACTCATTAATGATATACCAGCTGGAGATCCACGTTGGGCTGAACAGAGAGCGCAGCGTGCTAGTTTAGGCAGTTCATCGTCCATGCAAATTACACGACAATTACACGATAAACAAAAAGccttagatttatttatttcatttttgaaaaatacgaaTCTATGGTCACGG CTCTCCAAAGTTTCCGTTTCGAATATCATCACGGCTACGTCTTATGTCATTGCTGAACATTCGGAGAAAATTGTTGCCGCTCTTTCATTACGAAATCTACAAAATGA ACATCTTAATTTATTAGAACGTGTTATGCAAGCGTCTTTAGAAGATGAAGGCTTGCAGAATTCCGAATCAAGTAGTTCATTAACGATACAAGATTTATTTTATCGATCTGTTACTCGAGTTCATCGTTTAATTCAACAATTATCGATTTTATGTGTACAACAATCACATTCAGATTTGGCACCATTACAGTTTGCAACACTTCTTCATGAAGCCAACACAATTTTATTG gctgTGTTACAAGATGTAATCACATATCGCCAGAAGAAAGTTGAAGTATTTGCCAGTGCCAAAACGAATCAAAGTGAATATTTACCATGGACTGCAGCAATGGGTACTCGTGGTGTACGAGATGCTCTGTACACAATGCAAAAATTAACATTGAATAAAGGTGTTCTTTTAATCACAGCCGATGTGAACTTTATGAATTCACTGTACGAACAACTAGTcagtttaattgatttaatattggATGGGAAAAAATGCCATTTAGAAAGTGTACGCGGAACGGAGAAGTTTGATGTACTTTTACAAGAATATGAAACGGAACGGAATAATCTTATAAAACCTCTTG tgGACAACAAACAGTACGAACGTGCCTCAATATTAGCCGAAAAATATTGCGATTTTACACTTCTGGTGCAAATTTGTGAAACTACAAATAATCAACcgaaattaaatgaatatatggAACGTTTTGCCGAATATAATTTCTCGGAATATGTCTTTAACTATTGTTTGCGTGAAAATAAACCAAGTCGTTTGATAGTGCGACAAGGACATACTTCTACGAAACAAAATCAGGCGCTATTAAACTTAGTTTCGGAGTATCCTTCATTATCGTGGCTACAAAAAATCTTTCGACAAGAATATTCACATGCtagtcaaattttatataacctAGCAAAATATGAAACTGAATACATCACACGTAAAAAG tCAATGTTATCAATAGCTAAATTAGCTGAAATTGCTTCACCCGTATCTAACAAGGAAATAATCGACGAAATGAattcacaattaaatttaatcgcaCACCAAGAAGATATGCCCGATATAATTATGGAAGAACATGGTTATAACATAGAAAATCCACGTGTACTCTCACCTAgagaattaattgaattatatattGATTTAGAAAATAGTTCGTTAACAGAATTCGAAATAAAGAAAGCATTAGATTTATTGGAATATATCACGGATGATTTAGAAAAATCCGATTTAACACATAAAATATGGTGTGCAGCGATTTTACATGATACAACATTATGGCAGAAATTAATTGAAAGTCCAAATTTACAGGCTTTAAGtgatacaattttctttaaagttgTGGATCTTGCTTTGTTTTTGG gaaATGTGGAATTGGATCAATTTATGCCACCATTGGAACGATTATTAGAATCATCAGAATTAAGTTCATTTAATTCCGATGCAAATTTCCAATACATCATGAAATCAGGATATGAAGAAATTTATCGAATACATAAAAATACTgcctattag
- the LOC123294268 gene encoding retinol dehydrogenase 12-like, translating to MLNSKSDFNLFEADPFSWWLPYIVAAFVGIITIIREYIGGCECPSRREICNKVVLITGGSGGIAYETALELAKRGGIVILACKNIEKGQSTRDKILKVLPTAIIFVKKLDVSCMASIKNFIENEFRYRRVDVLINNAGISEHPFQLTEEGHEIHLATNYLGHFYLTHLLIPRLTAAGNARVINVIDKVYKNVELHLKDLNITTNWSCQEAYAHSKLCLVLMTKQIAKLLQGYKITINAVTPGSVRNTGFLRNSPMCKNTLLKIWFYPCLWLFYRNPKQGAQSIIFSVVDANLEKVSGVLISNCEIEKNSKKPQEDKLSEELYLKTCELLDISPINPKKH from the exons ATGTTAAATAGTAAAAGTGATTTTAACTTATTTGAAGCGGATCCATTTTCTTGGTGGTTACCATATATTGTTGCTGCATTTGTTGGGATTATAACAATCATACG TGAATATATAGGCGGATGTGAATGTCCAAGCCGACGAGAAATTTGCAATAAAGTGGTTTTAATAACAGGAGGTTCAGGTGGAATTGCTTATGAAACTGCACTAGAATTAGCAAAAAGAG gAGGAATTGTTATCTTGGCATGTAAGAATATCGAAAAAGGTCAAAGTACTCGCGATAAAATCTTAAAAGTATTACCAACTGccataatatttgtaaaaaaattggatgTATCATGTATGGcctcaataaaaaatttcattgaaaatgaaTTCAGATATCGAAGAGTTGATGTACTCATCAATAATGCGGGAATCTCCGAGCATCCATTTCAATTGACTGAAGAAGGTCATGAAATTCATTTAGCCACAAACTATTTAG GGCATTTTTATTTGACACATTTATTAATTCCACGTTTAACTGCAGCTGGTAATGCCCGTGTAATTAACGTTATCgataaagtatacaaaaatgttGAATTACATTTGAAAGATTTGAATATAACGACTAATTGGAGTTGCCAGGAAGCGTATGCGCACAGTAAACTTTGTTTAGTTTTAATGACTAAACAAATAGCAAAGTTATTACAGG gaTATAAAATCACCATAAATGCTGTAACACCCGGTTCCGTACGGAATACCggatttttaagaaattcacCGATGTGCAAAAatacattgttaaaaatttggttttatccATGTTTATGGCTATTTTATAGAAATCCAAAACAAGGCGCACAATCTATTATTTTTTCGGTAGTGGATGCTAACTTAGAAAAAGTTTCTGGTGTACTTAttag taattgtgaaatcgaaaaaaattctaaaaaacctCAAGAAGATAAACTTAGCGAAGAACTATACTTAAAAACATGCGAACTGTTAGATATTTCTCCGATCAAtccaaaaaaacattaa